In Hymenobacter gelipurpurascens, one DNA window encodes the following:
- a CDS encoding sodium-translocating pyrophosphatase, giving the protein MTNVLYLVPALGVLALLYTWVRSGWVSRQDAGDARMQTIAGYIADGAIAFLKAEYRVMIIFGLIASVFLFYLGSTGEKSSPVIVVAFLIGAVFSALAGFIGMKIATKANVRTAQAARTSLSKALNVSFSGGSVMGMGVAGLAVLGLGSLFIVFYQMFVVSKNGGANGVEMETALEVLTGFSLGAESIALFARVGGGIYTKAADVGADLVGKVEAGIPEDDPRNPATIADNVGDNVGDVAGMGADLFGSYVATILATMVLGREVVARGDQFQGLSPILLPMVVAGMGILASLVGILMVRVKEGGNVQAALNLGNYISVLVSAIASFFIIRWMLPTEDLTIRGITFNSMNVFYAVAVGLVVGTLMSIITEYYTAMGKRPVLSIVRQSSTGHATTVIGGLAVGMESTVLPIIVLAAGIVLSFECAGLYGVAIAAAGMMATTAMQLAIDAFGPIADNAGGIAEMSELPKEVRERTDILDAVGNTTAATGKGFAIASAALTSLALFAAFMGTANIRSIDISNARVLAGLFVGAMIPFIFSALAISAVGRAAMAMVQEVRRQFREIPGIMEGTGRPEYEKCVAISTQAAIREMMLPGAIALVVPVIIGFAFGPEVLGGTLAGVTVSGVLMAMFQSNAGGAWDNAKKSFEKGVMIDGKMEYKGSDAHKASVTGDTVGDPFKDTSGPSMNILIKLMSIVSLVIAPHIAAPERAVVKGEWQLQKEAQARPNVKYADVAPKAAKAFFVAQPKS; this is encoded by the coding sequence ATGACGAATGTTCTCTACTTGGTGCCAGCGCTCGGGGTGCTGGCTTTGTTGTATACCTGGGTGCGCTCCGGCTGGGTTAGTCGGCAGGATGCTGGCGATGCGCGCATGCAGACGATTGCCGGTTACATTGCTGATGGGGCCATTGCCTTCCTGAAGGCAGAGTACCGGGTCATGATAATTTTTGGCCTGATTGCTTCAGTGTTTTTGTTCTACCTGGGAAGTACAGGCGAAAAGTCTAGTCCCGTTATCGTCGTTGCCTTTCTAATTGGGGCGGTGTTTTCGGCATTGGCCGGCTTTATCGGGATGAAGATTGCCACCAAAGCCAACGTGCGTACGGCGCAAGCCGCCCGCACCAGCTTGAGCAAGGCCCTGAACGTTTCCTTCTCGGGAGGGTCAGTGATGGGTATGGGTGTGGCTGGCCTAGCTGTACTAGGCCTAGGCTCGCTGTTCATCGTCTTCTACCAGATGTTTGTTGTCAGCAAAAATGGCGGGGCAAATGGAGTAGAGATGGAAACAGCATTGGAGGTGCTAACGGGTTTCTCTTTGGGAGCTGAAAGTATTGCCCTCTTCGCCCGCGTAGGTGGTGGCATCTATACTAAAGCAGCCGACGTAGGCGCTGACCTAGTGGGCAAAGTAGAAGCCGGCATTCCGGAAGATGATCCGCGCAACCCCGCCACCATCGCCGATAACGTGGGCGACAACGTAGGCGATGTAGCTGGTATGGGAGCTGACTTATTCGGCTCTTATGTGGCGACTATCCTGGCTACCATGGTGCTAGGCCGGGAGGTAGTGGCGCGCGGCGACCAGTTTCAGGGCCTTTCGCCCATTTTGCTGCCGATGGTCGTTGCTGGCATGGGGATTCTGGCCTCGCTGGTGGGTATTCTGATGGTGCGGGTGAAAGAAGGTGGAAATGTACAGGCCGCTCTTAACTTGGGTAACTATATCTCGGTGCTGGTATCGGCAATTGCGTCGTTCTTCATTATTCGCTGGATGCTGCCCACCGAGGACCTCACCATCCGGGGCATCACCTTCAACTCCATGAACGTGTTCTACGCCGTAGCCGTAGGCCTAGTGGTGGGTACCCTGATGAGCATTATCACGGAGTATTACACGGCCATGGGTAAGCGGCCGGTACTCAGCATTGTGCGCCAAAGCAGCACGGGGCACGCCACCACCGTGATAGGTGGCCTAGCAGTAGGAATGGAGTCTACAGTACTTCCGATAATTGTGCTGGCGGCCGGTATTGTGCTCAGTTTTGAGTGCGCTGGTCTGTACGGCGTGGCTATTGCGGCGGCTGGCATGATGGCTACTACGGCCATGCAGCTGGCCATTGACGCCTTCGGGCCAATTGCGGACAATGCCGGTGGTATTGCCGAAATGAGTGAGCTACCCAAAGAAGTGCGCGAGCGAACCGATATTTTGGATGCCGTAGGTAACACCACAGCTGCTACGGGCAAAGGCTTTGCCATTGCCTCGGCGGCGCTTACTTCACTGGCTTTGTTTGCGGCGTTCATGGGTACGGCTAATATCCGCTCCATTGATATCAGCAATGCTCGCGTGCTGGCAGGCCTGTTCGTAGGGGCCATGATTCCGTTCATCTTCTCGGCGCTGGCCATTTCGGCAGTAGGCCGGGCGGCTATGGCCATGGTGCAGGAAGTGCGGCGGCAATTCCGCGAGATTCCGGGCATTATGGAAGGTACGGGTCGGCCGGAGTATGAAAAGTGCGTGGCAATTTCTACCCAAGCTGCCATTCGGGAAATGATGCTGCCCGGCGCTATTGCCTTGGTGGTACCCGTGATTATTGGGTTTGCGTTTGGGCCCGAGGTGTTGGGCGGCACGCTGGCGGGCGTAACCGTATCGGGGGTGCTGATGGCCATGTTCCAGAGTAACGCCGGCGGTGCCTGGGACAACGCCAAGAAGTCGTTTGAGAAGGGCGTGATGATTGATGGCAAGATGGAGTACAAAGGCTCTGATGCCCACAAAGCATCCGTGACGGGTGACACCGTTGGTGACCCATTCAAGGACACTTCCGGACCTTCCATGAACATCCTCATCAAGCTGATGAGCATCGTCTCACTGGTTATTGCCCCGCATATTGCCGCTCCCGAGCGCGCCGTGGTGAAGGGCGAATGGCAACTGCAAAAGGAAGCGCAAGCGCGGCCAAATGTGAAATATGCCGACGTAGCACCCAAGGCTGCGAAAGCGTTTTTCGTGGCTCAACCCAAGTCCTAA